One window of the Primulina eburnea isolate SZY01 chromosome 18, ASM2296580v1, whole genome shotgun sequence genome contains the following:
- the LOC140819456 gene encoding protein S-acyltransferase 8-like, protein MAKRAHEVWKGNNIFLLGGRMIFGPDARSLLVTLLLIIAPVAVFCVFVARHLRHEFSPYGAGYAILIAAIMFTIYVLMLLLLTSARDPGIVPRNLHPPEEEFRYDTSTSVEIGGRQTPSLQLPRTKEVMVNGHPVRVKYCDTCMLYRPPRCSHCSICNNCVERFDHHCPWVGQCIGLRNYRYFFCFVSSSALLCTYVFAMSALYIKILMDDHHGTVWKAMKESPASVALMAYCFISLWFVGGLTGFHLYLIGTNQTTYENFRYRADNRINIYDRWCFNNFLEVFCTKVKPSKNNFRAFVHEEPPQRPPPPTSRDPEHGNTGENRRMKVEDDLDIGGDLLKISQRRNIEDIEGDIRSRGSDVPHHDSLDVESVFGSDRRLPTVQSETRHSSWGRRSRSWEIGADGTYATPK, encoded by the exons ATGGCGAAGCGTGCGCACGAAGTTTGGAAGGGGAATAAT ATCTTTTTGCTTGGTGGGAGGATGATTTTTGGCCCTGATGCGAGGTCACTGCTTGTCACATTATTGTTGATAATCGCCCCAGTTGCTGTCTTTTGTGTTTTTGTTGCAAGGCATCTTCGCCATGAGTTTTCTCCATATGGCGCAGGATATGCAATCCTGATAGCTGCAATCATGTTTACTATTTAT GTGTTGATGCTTCTTCTTCTTACATCAGCTCGCGATCCAGGTATTGTGCCACGTAATTTGCATCCACCAGAGGAAGAATTTCGTTATGACACTTCAACATCAGTAGAGATTGGTGGACGGCAGACACCGAGCCTCCAGCTTCCCCGAACTAAAGAAGTTATGGTTAATGGACACCCTGTTCGAGTTAAATATTGCGACACTTGCATGCTTTATCGTCCTCCTCGCTGTTCACATTGCTCCATTTGCAACAATTGTGTGGAGCGCTTCGATCATCATTGCCCTTGGGTGGGCCAGTGCATAGGCTTG CGGAACTACCGATAtttcttttgttttgtttcTTCCTCTGCACTTCTTTGCACCTATGTGTTTGCAATGTCGGCTTTGTACATCAAGATACTGATGGATGATCACCATGGGACTGTATGGAAGGCAATGAAAGAATCTCCAGCATCTGTGGCACTCATGGCTTATTGTTTTATTTCCCTGTGGTTCGTTGGAGGACTTACCGGCTTTCATCTGTATCTAATTGGCACAAATCAG ACAACGTATGAAAATTTCCGTTACAGAGCTGATAACAGAATCAACATATATGATCGCTGGTGCTTCAATAACTTTCTTGAAGTATTCTGTACGAAGGTCAAGCCATCAAAGAACAACTTCCGAGCATTTGTACATGAAGAACCACCCCAAAGACCCCCTCCACCCACTAGTCGGGATCCTGAACATGGCAATACAGGGGAGAATAGACGTATGAAGGTGGAAGACGATTTAGACATTGGTGGGgatcttttgaagatctcaCAGCGTCGTAACATTGAAGATATTGAAGGAGATATACGTAGCAGAGGGAGTGATGTACCACATCATGACTCTTTAGACGTTGAATCTGTTTTTGGTTCTGATAGACGACTTCCTACCGTGCAATCAGAAACAAGACATTCTAGTTGGGGAAGGAGAAGCAGAAGCTGGGAAATTGGAGCAGATGGAACTTATGCTACTCCAAAATAA
- the LOC140820185 gene encoding epi-neemfruitin B 7-O-acetyltransferse L7AT-like, with translation MEVEIISREKVKPSSPTPHPLKIYRFSLLDQIIPSTFFPAVLYFLPESDSDTSQKIHILKESLSLNLTRFYPFAGIINDDLSVRCNDEGIPFFVAKVRGNLQDFLSRPDLLVITKFLPIEFKFDTANCFECGGMAISIVVAHNVADGMTVSAFFRGWAAAARSTGEEICPKFIGRDLFPSIDTMERESKLFCHDFFKFLRLGKYVTRRYLFDASVIAKLKARSASSDASSPTSIEVVSAFIWKCYMKVFADKSDLEKPFILTHPVNLRRRADPALPDESFGNFLWLTAAQCNSPADTNLKDLASEVRRAVRKIDNGFIKVLQNNGFYENLEETRKVLPEGANCLAFSSWCKFGLYGVDFGWGKPIWISSFVSGDSPAMMANSVTLMDTRFGDGVEAWLILDEKYVAAFEENEDIQNDVLVNPSPLQFGKKI, from the exons ATGGAAGTAGAAATAATTTCAAGAGAAAAAGTGAAGCCCTCTTCTCCCACACCTCATCCACTCAAAATCTACAGATTTTCCCTCTTAGATCAGATCATTCCCTCGACTTTCTTCCCGGCAGTCCTTTATTTTCTTCCTGAATCAGATTCAGATACTTCCCAAAAAATCCATATCCTAAAGGAATCCCTCTCTTTAAACTTGACTCGCTTTTACCCGTTCGCAGGGATAATCAACGATGATCTTTCTGTTCGTTGCAACGACGAAGGGATTCCCTTTTTTGTAGCCAAAGTTAGAGGGAATCTTCAAGATTTTCTAAGCCGGCCCGATTTGCTGGTGATCACTAAGTTTCTTCCGATCGAATTTAAGTTCGATACGGCA AACTGTTTTGAATGTGGTGGAATGGCTATAAGTATAGTAGTTGCACATAATGTAGCGGATGGGATGACTGTCTCTGCTTTCTTTCGAGGTTGGGCTGCTGCTGCTCGTTCCACCGGTGAAGAAATATGCCCAAAGTTTATAGGACGGGATCTTTTTCCATCGATAGATACGATGGAAAGGGAATCAAAGCTGTTTTGTCACGATTTTTTCAAGTTTTTAAGGTTAGGGAAATATGTCACAAGGAGATATTTATTCGACGCCTCGGTTATAGCCAAGCTTAAGGCAAGATCAGCAAGTTCCGATGCATCATCCCCTACGAGCATCGAGGTCGTATCCGCCTTCATTTGGAAATGTTACATGAAAGTGTTTGCTGATAAATCTGATCTCGAGAAGCCCTTTATACTCACGCATCCAGTAAACTTGAGAAGAAGAGCTGATCCGGCTCTACCGGACGAGAGTTTCGGCAACTTCTTATGGCTGACAGCAGCTCAATGCAACAGCCCAGCCGACACAAATTTGAAAGATTTGGCAAGTGAAGTGAGAAGGGCGGTGAGGAAAATCGACAACGGGTTCATAAAAGTTCTCCAAAATAATGGATTTTATGAGAATCTTGAAGAGACAAGAAAAGTGCTGCCGGAGGGAGCTAATTGCTTGGCTTTTAGCAGTTGGTGTAAGTTTGGTTTGTATGGTGTGGACTTTGGTTGGGGGAAGCCTATTTGGATATCAAGTTTTGTGAGCGGGGATTCACCAGCGATGATGGCTAATAGTGTGACATTAATGGATACAAGGTTTGGTGATGGGGTTGAAGCATGGCTGATTCTCGATGAAAAATATGTGGCTGCATTCGAGGAAAATGAGGATATTCAGAATGATGTCCTTGTTAATCCTAGTCCTTTGCAGTTTGGTAAGAAGATATGA
- the LOC140819654 gene encoding uncharacterized protein yields the protein MKNPIKFLPPSPRRLLGFDWRILLLILFPVTFLVYFSLSSSSSTSAATSVLDSFSGFSHFKSIFIDHASPNNQNRNPPARGAPVQDPQGGSRIAVCLVGGARRFELTGPSIVERILRVYGNSDLFLHSPLDSNAYKLSLLKDAPRIAAVKIFVPRTIPVTEAQSRVLTAQNSPNGVQGLLQYFNLVEGCLTMIREHQEKNNFTYDWIIRTRVDGYWSAPLGPENFVPGRYLVPPGSSYGGLNDRFGLGDFNTSVVALSRLSLVPQLDAAGLTQLNSEGAFKAQLTNQKVQYTTKPLPFCVVTDRRYSFPPARFGVPVASLSSHGPLSGAKCRPCRPACIGSCVGPIMNGLAKWWSWTEWTNNKLELCDAHNEWENEWEELFDNVAGSNLTSVRKKVWALKMDQCVNWFEEMRRRTARWIAPQAREICGLGLRQK from the exons ATGAAGAACCCCATCAAATTCCTCCCGCCGTCCCCTAGGCGGTTACTGGGTTTCGACTGGCGGATCCTTCTCCTCATTCTGTTCCCCGTCACGTTCCTCGTCTACTTCTCCCTCTCCTCttcctcctccacctccgccGCCACCTCCGTTCTCGACTCCTTCTCCGGTTTCTCCCATTTCAAATCCATTTTCATCGACCACGCCTCCCCCAATAACCAAAACCGAAACCCTCCTGCTCGAGGTGCACCCGTTCAAGATCCCCAAGGCGGGTCGAGGATCGCGGTTTGTTTGGTGGGCGGGGCCCGGAGATTCGAGCTCACGGGGCCCTCCATCGTGGAGAGAATCCTCAGAGTTTACGGTAATTCGGATCTCTTTCTCCACAGCCCTTTGGATTCGAACGCGTACAAACTCTCGTTGCTGAAGGATGCACCCCGGATCGCCGCGGTGAAGATATTCGTTCCCCGAACGATACCCGTCACCGAGGCGCAGAGCCGGGTTCTCACCGCTCAGAATTCACCGAACGGCGTGCAG GGCTTATTGCAGTATTTCAATCTGGTAGAAGGATGCCTAACAATGATAAGAGAACACCAAGAAAAGAACAACTTCACCTATGACTGGATTATTCGAACCCGAGTCGATGGATATTGGTCAGCTCCGTTAGGACCCGAAAACTTCGTACCCGGACGATACCTAGTTCCACCGGGTTCCTCGTATGGTGGCTTGAATGACCGTTTTGGCCTCGGAGATTTCAACACCTCGGTCGTGGCTCTCTCTAGACTTTCATTGGTTCCACAACTCGACGCCGCGGGGCTAACCCAACTCAACTCGGAGGGTGCTTTCAAGGCCCAACTCACGAATCAAAAAGTTCAATACACGACCAAACCCCTTCCGTTTTGTGTGGTAACGGACCGTAGATACTCTTTTCCTCCGGCCCGTTTCGGCGTCCCCGTGGCCTCGTTGTCCAGCCACGGTCCACTCAGTGGTGCTAAATGCAGGCCATGTAGGCCCGCGTGCATTGGTTCGTGTGTCGGGCCTATTATGAATGGGCTTGCTAAATGGTGGAGCTGGACTGAATGGACTAATAACAAATTAGAGCTGTGTGATGCACATAATGAGTGGGAAAATGAATGGGAGGAATTATTTGATAATGTGGCTGGTTCCAATCTAACCTCTGTGAGAAAGAAAGTTTGGGCTTTGAAAATGGATCAGTGTGTGAATTGGTTTGAGGAAATGAGGAGACGGACGGCCCGATGGATCGCCCCACAAGCTCGTGAAATTTGTGGGCTGGGCTTGAGACAGAAATGA